In one window of Desulfuribacillus alkaliarsenatis DNA:
- the rnpA gene encoding ribonuclease P protein component: MHSKHRLSNNKDFVTIYKKGKSFANRYFVLYIYKHAKSLDPFRLGVSVSKKVGNAVVRNRIKRLVKEVFLSKKDSLPTGYDFVIIARNAASTIDYQKTNETIEILLKKSKIIRSM; the protein is encoded by the coding sequence TTGCATAGTAAGCATCGATTATCTAATAATAAAGATTTTGTTACTATATATAAGAAGGGTAAATCTTTTGCAAATAGATATTTTGTTTTGTACATATATAAGCATGCAAAGAGTCTTGACCCGTTTCGATTAGGAGTATCAGTTAGTAAAAAAGTAGGTAATGCAGTTGTAAGAAATCGTATTAAGCGTTTAGTAAAGGAAGTATTTCTAAGTAAAAAGGATAGCTTACCGACAGGTTATGATTTTGTAATTATAGCTCGAAACGCTGCTAGTACGATTGATTATCAAAAAACGAATGAAACTATTGAAATTTTACTAAAAAAGAGTAAGATAATTAGGAGTATGTGA
- the yidD gene encoding membrane protein insertion efficiency factor YidD, with amino-acid sequence MKRIMLGLLFVYQNVISPLKGPTCRFYPSCSEYSRQSYIKYGFFKGTYLTFKRVVRCHPFHPGGFDPVP; translated from the coding sequence ATGAAGCGAATCATGTTAGGTCTATTATTCGTTTATCAAAACGTCATTTCTCCATTAAAGGGGCCGACTTGTCGTTTTTATCCGAGTTGCTCAGAATATAGCAGACAAAGTTATATAAAGTATGGGTTTTTCAAAGGAACTTATTTAACATTTAAACGTGTTGTTCGTTGCCATCCATTTCACCCAGGTGGTTTTGATCCTGTGCCATAA
- a CDS encoding YidC/Oxa1 family membrane protein insertase: protein MSKKIIILFLVLALTVFISGCSIEEMQNRDLSESTGLWWSFVKLLSTLMDDIEDVIGSYGISILIVTVLIRFIVLPFMIKQIKSMRAMQKLQPEMNKIKEKYKNNQEKLNQETMKLFQTHNVNPLAGCLPLLIQMPILIAFYQAIMYNPDIREASFLYLQLGERDPFYIIPILAAATTYWQQKTMSINMDNPQTKMLLYLMPAMILFISATLPSALGLYWVYSNLFSVVQNHFLYRDKDGQQEGKK, encoded by the coding sequence GTGTCAAAGAAAATTATTATTTTATTTTTAGTTTTAGCACTCACTGTTTTTATCTCGGGTTGTTCTATTGAAGAGATGCAAAATAGAGATTTATCAGAAAGCACTGGTCTATGGTGGTCTTTTGTTAAATTATTATCAACATTAATGGACGATATTGAGGATGTAATAGGTAGTTATGGAATATCAATCCTTATAGTAACTGTATTAATTCGCTTTATTGTACTTCCATTTATGATTAAACAAATTAAAAGTATGCGGGCTATGCAAAAGCTACAGCCTGAAATGAATAAAATTAAAGAAAAATATAAAAACAATCAAGAGAAGCTTAATCAGGAAACAATGAAGCTTTTCCAAACGCATAATGTAAATCCACTAGCTGGTTGTCTACCATTATTAATTCAGATGCCGATATTAATTGCCTTCTATCAGGCAATTATGTACAATCCTGATATTCGTGAAGCATCGTTTTTATATTTACAGCTAGGCGAGCGTGATCCTTTCTATATTATACCAATATTAGCGGCAGCTACTACGTACTGGCAGCAAAAAACAATGTCTATTAATATGGATAACCCACAAACTAAGATGTTATTATATTTAATGCCAGCAATGATTTTGTTTATTAGTGCTACTTTACCATCTGCATTAGGTCTTTATTGGGTATACAGTAACTTATTCTCTGTAGTACAAAACCATTTCCTATATAGAGATAAAGACGGTCAACAGGAGGGTAAAAAGTAA
- the jag gene encoding RNA-binding cell elongation regulator Jag/EloR yields MKKIVEVAKSIDEAIQAGLAKLGVTKDDVEINVLVEPTKGFLGFGAKDAEVELIVKNNPVIEGKKFLTDVFNAMDLQVEIEEYELDNQKVLNLVGDNLGVLIGRRGQTLDALQYLVNISANRDTDNNVRFLLDAENYRDRRKKTLESLADRLADKARKSKKDVVLEPMSPYERKVIHTHLQNEQGIFTRSQGQEPYRKIVIGTKKTNGSRK; encoded by the coding sequence ATGAAGAAAATTGTTGAGGTTGCCAAGTCAATTGATGAAGCAATACAAGCCGGCTTAGCTAAACTAGGAGTAACTAAGGACGATGTTGAGATTAATGTTTTAGTGGAGCCTACAAAAGGGTTCCTTGGTTTTGGTGCTAAAGACGCTGAGGTTGAGCTTATAGTTAAAAATAACCCTGTCATTGAAGGTAAGAAATTTTTGACTGATGTCTTTAATGCTATGGATTTGCAGGTAGAAATTGAAGAATATGAGCTAGATAATCAGAAGGTATTGAACTTGGTAGGAGATAATTTAGGTGTGTTAATAGGTAGAAGAGGGCAGACCCTTGACGCTCTCCAGTATCTTGTTAATATCTCTGCAAACCGTGATACAGACAATAACGTAAGGTTTTTATTGGATGCCGAGAATTATCGTGACCGTAGAAAGAAAACCTTAGAAAGCCTAGCAGATAGATTAGCAGATAAAGCAAGAAAATCTAAAAAAGATGTTGTATTAGAACCAATGTCACCATATGAGAGAAAAGTAATCCATACTCATTTGCAAAATGAGCAAGGAATATTTACAAGAAGTCAAGGCCAAGAGCCATATAGAAAAATAGTAATCGGAACGAAAAAGACAAATGGTTCAAGGAAATAG
- the mnmE gene encoding tRNA uridine-5-carboxymethylaminomethyl(34) synthesis GTPase MnmE produces MKFDTIAAIATALGEGGIGIIRVSGPDAITIVDKIYKGKNSLSTVDTHTIHYGHIIDSSGAIIDEVLISVFRTPKSYTMEDVVEINCHGGIMPLRRVLATVTDAGARLAEPGEFTKRAFLNGRIDLSQAEAVIDLIRSKTDLSMKAAMSQVQGSLSKQIHTIRQQLVELMAHIEVTIDYPEHDVEEVTKELVINTTEQAIDNIDKILATADQGKIIRDGISAAIIGRPNVGKSSLLNAMLKENRAIVTDIPGTTRDILEEYINVKGIPVKIIDTAGIRETEDIVEQLGVERSRAVMQDADLILFMLNVAEELTEYDITLLKELQGKQAIVILNKTDLVAVFTEDNIKQYVDNTSIISLSAKEEEGIEHLYSEIERLFIEESIKQTDFSFVTNTRHTALLKTAKAQLNEALNGVQFDVPMDMVTIDITSAWESLGEITGDTVAEGLLDQLFAQFCLGK; encoded by the coding sequence ATGAAATTTGACACTATTGCAGCAATTGCTACTGCACTTGGAGAAGGCGGAATAGGAATTATAAGGGTGAGTGGCCCAGATGCAATTACAATTGTAGACAAAATATATAAAGGTAAGAATAGCTTATCTACTGTGGATACACACACTATTCATTATGGGCATATTATCGATAGCTCAGGGGCTATTATAGATGAGGTTTTAATCTCTGTTTTTAGAACACCAAAATCATATACCATGGAGGATGTAGTAGAAATTAATTGCCATGGTGGAATTATGCCCCTTAGAAGAGTATTAGCTACAGTAACTGATGCAGGAGCCAGATTAGCAGAACCTGGTGAATTTACTAAGCGAGCTTTTTTAAATGGCAGAATTGATTTGAGTCAGGCAGAAGCGGTTATAGATTTAATTCGTTCAAAAACTGATTTATCGATGAAGGCTGCTATGTCTCAGGTGCAGGGATCACTATCTAAACAAATACATACTATAAGACAGCAATTAGTAGAGTTAATGGCTCATATAGAGGTCACTATAGATTATCCTGAGCACGACGTAGAGGAAGTAACAAAAGAGCTTGTAATAAATACTACTGAACAAGCTATTGATAATATTGATAAAATACTAGCTACAGCTGATCAAGGTAAAATAATACGAGACGGAATATCAGCTGCAATAATAGGTAGGCCAAATGTTGGTAAGTCATCATTATTAAATGCGATGCTAAAAGAAAATCGTGCTATTGTTACCGATATACCAGGAACTACAAGAGACATTCTAGAAGAATACATAAATGTTAAAGGAATTCCTGTCAAAATTATTGATACAGCAGGAATTAGAGAGACTGAAGATATTGTAGAACAGCTAGGTGTTGAACGCTCAAGAGCTGTAATGCAGGATGCAGATTTGATTTTATTTATGCTTAACGTTGCCGAAGAGCTTACTGAATATGACATTACACTACTGAAAGAGCTTCAGGGAAAACAAGCAATAGTAATATTGAATAAAACTGATTTAGTTGCCGTTTTCACAGAAGACAATATAAAACAATACGTAGATAATACATCAATAATATCCTTATCAGCAAAAGAGGAAGAAGGAATTGAGCATTTATACAGTGAAATAGAAAGACTATTTATAGAAGAATCAATTAAACAAACAGATTTTTCATTTGTTACTAACACACGACACACAGCACTATTAAAGACAGCCAAAGCTCAATTAAATGAAGCACTAAATGGTGTCCAATTTGATGTTCCAATGGATATGGTTACAATAGACATTACATCAGCCTGGGAGAGCTTAGGTGAAATTACAGGGGATACTGTAGCTGAAGGTCTATTGGATCAACTATTTGCACAATTTTGCTTAGGTAAATAG
- the mnmG gene encoding tRNA uridine-5-carboxymethylaminomethyl(34) synthesis enzyme MnmG gives MQYKAGTFDIIVVGGGHAGCEAALASARMGLKTLIITISFDDVAHMPCNPSIGGPAKGHVVREIDALGGEMANNIDRANIQVRMLNTGKGPAVHALRAQADRHLYSASMKQVLESTSNLTVRQGLVEKLIVNNAKVEGVELQTGAQFYAKAVVVTTGTYLRSKIIIGDVNFNSGPNGMLASMKLSENMKEHGIEFVRYKTGTPPRVNKNSIDFSKMTIQPGDEEFLSFSHALCDYNRPRFDCWLTYTTEKTKDIIMNNLDRSPMYSGAIEGTGTRYCPSIEDKMVRFNDKPTHQIFIEPEGENTIEYYVQGFSTSFPEDLQIEMLRSISGLENVEMIRPGYAIEYDAVISTQLHPTLEHKHMQGLFTAGQVNGTSGYEEAAGQGIIAGINAALKVLDKEPMILKRSDAYIGVMIDDLVTKGTMDPYRLLTSRAEYRLLLRNDNADLRLTEIGYGVGLVSEEAYQRFTSKKQMIELELERLGQYKLRPNQETNDKIVQLGSVPIVNLTSLKDLLKRPEIEYKHIQQLAPTETQLPKEVIEQVVIQTKYEGYIKKQLEQVEKNKKLENQLIPEGVDYLKIPGIALEAREKLNKIQPRSVGQAARISGVNPADISILLIYLEQLKRGGNANNGQSQ, from the coding sequence ATGCAATACAAAGCTGGAACATTCGATATTATTGTTGTAGGTGGTGGACATGCTGGCTGTGAAGCTGCATTAGCGAGCGCTCGAATGGGCTTAAAAACTTTAATTATAACTATAAGCTTCGATGATGTTGCTCATATGCCCTGTAATCCATCTATCGGTGGCCCTGCTAAGGGTCATGTTGTTAGAGAAATTGATGCATTAGGCGGGGAAATGGCTAATAACATAGATCGTGCCAATATCCAGGTTCGTATGCTCAATACTGGAAAGGGGCCAGCTGTTCATGCACTAAGGGCACAGGCTGACAGACATCTATATTCGGCATCAATGAAGCAGGTATTAGAAAGCACAAGCAACTTAACGGTACGTCAAGGACTTGTAGAAAAACTTATAGTAAACAACGCCAAAGTCGAAGGAGTAGAGCTACAAACAGGAGCCCAGTTCTATGCCAAGGCTGTTGTAGTTACAACAGGTACATATTTAAGAAGCAAAATTATTATTGGAGATGTAAACTTTAATAGTGGACCTAATGGTATGCTAGCATCTATGAAGCTATCTGAAAATATGAAGGAGCACGGAATCGAATTTGTTCGCTATAAGACGGGCACTCCGCCAAGGGTAAATAAAAACTCAATCGATTTTTCAAAAATGACTATTCAGCCAGGAGATGAAGAATTTCTTTCATTTTCCCATGCACTATGTGACTATAATAGACCACGTTTCGATTGCTGGCTAACATATACGACCGAAAAGACTAAAGATATTATAATGAACAACCTTGATCGTTCACCTATGTATTCAGGAGCAATTGAGGGTACTGGTACTCGTTACTGTCCTTCTATTGAGGATAAAATGGTTCGTTTTAATGATAAGCCAACTCACCAGATTTTTATTGAGCCTGAAGGAGAAAACACCATAGAATATTATGTACAGGGCTTTTCTACAAGCTTTCCCGAGGACTTACAGATTGAAATGCTACGCTCCATTAGCGGCTTAGAAAATGTTGAAATGATACGACCAGGCTATGCAATCGAATATGATGCAGTTATATCTACACAGCTACATCCAACGCTAGAGCATAAGCATATGCAGGGTCTTTTTACAGCGGGTCAAGTAAATGGCACGTCTGGATATGAGGAGGCAGCAGGGCAGGGAATAATAGCAGGCATTAATGCAGCACTAAAGGTCTTGGATAAAGAGCCTATGATTTTAAAACGTTCTGATGCATATATCGGTGTAATGATTGACGATTTAGTAACAAAGGGCACGATGGATCCCTATAGACTACTTACCTCTAGGGCAGAGTATAGATTATTATTAAGAAATGATAATGCTGATTTACGTTTAACTGAGATTGGCTATGGTGTCGGATTAGTATCAGAAGAAGCATATCAAAGATTTACTAGTAAAAAACAAATGATTGAACTTGAATTGGAACGGTTAGGGCAGTATAAATTACGACCAAATCAAGAAACAAATGACAAGATAGTACAATTAGGAAGCGTACCAATAGTCAATCTCACATCATTGAAGGACTTATTAAAGCGTCCAGAGATAGAATATAAGCACATACAACAATTGGCACCGACAGAGACACAGTTACCTAAGGAAGTTATTGAACAGGTTGTTATTCAAACGAAATACGAAGGCTATATCAAAAAACAGCTTGAGCAGGTAGAAAAGAATAAAAAGCTAGAAAACCAGCTTATACCTGAGGGAGTTGACTATTTAAAAATACCTGGTATTGCTTTAGAAGCAAGGGAAAAGCTTAATAAAATTCAACCTCGTTCTGTAGGACAAGCAGCTCGAATCTCAGGAGTAAATCCAGCTGATATTTCAATTTTACTTATATATTTAGAGCAACTTAAAAGAGGAGGCAATGCTAATAATGGGCAGAGCCAATGA
- the rsmG gene encoding 16S rRNA (guanine(527)-N(7))-methyltransferase RsmG — MGRANDELQVVDNLTELNTKFKNDLSKQGIELTTEQIGQFNNYYKLLIDWNEKINLTAITEPEEVFYKHFYDSLTLLISYPTIKGSKTMIDIGSGAGFPGIPIKILLPELQITFMDSLNKRIKYLQIVANELGLKNCSFVHGRAEELGHKPEYREQFDYAVARAVARLAVLNEYCLPFVKNNGKFYSMKGPDVENEIIEAKKSLNVFNAKLKKTIALELPYQYGNRAIIEIQKIANMPKKYPRKAGTPAKSPII, encoded by the coding sequence ATGGGCAGAGCCAATGATGAGCTTCAGGTAGTAGATAATCTAACTGAATTAAATACTAAATTTAAAAATGATTTATCTAAGCAGGGTATTGAATTGACCACAGAGCAGATAGGGCAGTTTAATAACTATTATAAATTATTAATCGACTGGAATGAAAAAATTAATCTTACTGCCATAACTGAACCAGAGGAAGTTTTTTATAAGCACTTTTATGACTCTCTAACTTTACTAATATCTTACCCGACAATTAAAGGTAGTAAGACTATGATAGATATTGGCAGTGGTGCAGGATTTCCAGGTATACCGATTAAGATATTACTGCCAGAACTGCAAATTACCTTTATGGATTCGTTAAATAAACGTATTAAATACCTACAAATTGTTGCTAATGAGCTAGGACTTAAAAATTGTAGCTTTGTCCATGGAAGAGCTGAAGAGCTTGGTCACAAGCCAGAATATCGAGAGCAATTCGATTATGCTGTTGCTAGGGCCGTTGCAAGACTAGCAGTATTAAATGAGTATTGTCTACCGTTTGTAAAGAATAATGGTAAATTTTACTCGATGAAAGGTCCAGATGTTGAAAATGAGATAATCGAAGCGAAAAAGTCATTGAATGTCTTCAACGCTAAATTAAAGAAGACGATAGCCCTAGAACTACCATATCAATATGGAAATAGAGCAATTATAGAAATTCAAAAAATCGCTAATATGCCAAAAAAATATCCAAGAAAAGCTGGTACACCAGCTAAATCACCAATTATTTAG
- the noc gene encoding nucleoid occlusion protein: MKEPITRLLGGKWQEDQSERITEIPVHLIDPSPYQPRSVFEDDKLDELCQTIKTHGIIQPIVVRKNGPRYELIAGERRLRAVKKLQLEVIPAIIKNMNDTQAASVALIENLQREGLTSIEEAIAYKKLIDIHGLTQEALAQRLGKGQSTIANKLRLINLPELVQEGLMQRKLTERHARALLQICTEEEILHRLYNDIITRDLTVKQVEDRIKQYKESQNKPKKPKRVGISKDIRIARNTISQSIEMVKKIGMNIDVEETDMDEYYQITIKLPKK, encoded by the coding sequence TTGAAAGAACCTATAACACGCCTTTTGGGCGGGAAATGGCAAGAAGACCAGTCTGAGCGTATCACAGAGATACCAGTACATTTAATTGACCCAAGTCCTTATCAGCCTAGGTCTGTTTTTGAGGATGATAAATTAGATGAATTATGCCAGACAATAAAAACACATGGTATTATTCAACCGATAGTAGTAAGAAAAAACGGTCCACGCTATGAACTAATAGCTGGAGAACGTAGATTACGAGCTGTCAAAAAACTACAGCTAGAGGTTATTCCAGCAATAATAAAAAATATGAACGATACCCAGGCTGCTTCCGTAGCGTTAATAGAAAACCTGCAAAGGGAAGGCCTTACTTCTATTGAAGAAGCAATAGCCTATAAAAAATTAATAGATATACATGGACTAACCCAGGAAGCCCTTGCCCAAAGACTAGGTAAAGGGCAATCTACAATTGCTAATAAACTACGCTTAATTAATTTGCCTGAGCTTGTACAAGAAGGACTTATGCAGCGCAAGCTGACTGAACGTCACGCACGTGCATTACTCCAAATTTGTACAGAGGAAGAAATATTACATAGGCTCTACAACGATATAATTACTAGGGACTTAACTGTTAAACAGGTTGAAGATAGAATTAAGCAATATAAGGAAAGTCAGAACAAACCAAAAAAACCTAAGAGGGTTGGAATTTCTAAAGACATTCGGATAGCAAGAAATACAATTAGCCAATCAATAGAGATGGTTAAAAAAATTGGTATGAATATAGATGTAGAAGAAACGGATATGGACGAATATTACCAAATAACTATTAAACTACCAAAAAAATAG
- a CDS encoding ParA family protein, with product MAKVIAITNQKGGVGKTTTAVNLGACLAELGKKVLLIDADPQGNSTSGLGINKADIENCIYDVLIEEIHPSEAILETSAPGFYLLPATIQLAGAEIELVPIMSREIRLKRAIQQISDDYDYVLIDCPPSLGLLTINSLTGSNSVLIPIQCEFYALEGLSQLLNTIRLVQKHLNTSLEVEGVLLTMFDARTNLGIQVIDEVKKYFQNKVYSTIIPRNVRLSEAPSHGKPIILYDGKSKGAEMYLELAKEVIDNNE from the coding sequence TTGGCTAAAGTAATTGCCATAACCAATCAAAAGGGTGGAGTAGGTAAAACTACAACTGCGGTTAATTTAGGTGCATGTTTAGCAGAGCTAGGCAAAAAAGTCCTTTTAATTGATGCAGATCCGCAGGGTAACTCTACTAGTGGCTTAGGAATCAATAAAGCAGATATAGAAAACTGCATCTATGATGTTTTAATTGAAGAAATTCATCCATCTGAAGCCATCTTAGAGACAAGTGCACCAGGATTTTATTTATTACCTGCTACTATTCAGCTTGCAGGCGCAGAAATAGAATTAGTACCGATTATGTCTAGGGAAATAAGATTAAAACGAGCTATCCAGCAAATATCAGATGACTATGATTATGTACTTATAGATTGTCCACCTTCCCTTGGACTATTAACAATCAATTCATTAACAGGATCAAACTCTGTTCTAATACCTATACAATGTGAGTTCTATGCGCTTGAAGGCTTAAGCCAGCTTCTAAACACCATTAGATTAGTTCAAAAGCATCTAAATACTTCATTAGAGGTAGAGGGAGTATTACTTACAATGTTTGACGCTAGAACTAATCTTGGAATACAGGTAATAGATGAAGTTAAAAAGTATTTTCAAAATAAGGTATATTCTACTATCATTCCACGAAACGTACGCTTAAGCGAGGCCCCAAGCCATGGAAAACCAATTATATTATACGATGGTAAATCTAAAGGCGCTGAAATGTATCTTGAGCTTGCAAAGGAAGTGATAGATAATAATGAGTAA
- a CDS encoding ParB/RepB/Spo0J family partition protein, with the protein MSNKNRLGKGLSALISGDDLVSDNDQILQVDVEKIRPNPYQPRKEFNEEAINELAQSIREHGIIQPIVVKKNIRGYILIAGERRLRAAKLIGLEKIPAIEKDLNDQQMREVALIENLQREDLNPIEVADAYNKLITELNYTQEELAKRVGKSRPQISNFLRLLQLPNEIKDYVSRGTLSYGHARTLLGLESKERQKLLADRIIKDKLSVRETEEIVSNLVNVSRETKQKKKKNYSTDTTNLESQLEELLGTGVKIVEGKRKGKIEIDFFSSEDLERIINIIHPNNQ; encoded by the coding sequence ATGAGTAATAAGAATAGATTAGGTAAAGGTTTGAGTGCATTAATTAGTGGAGATGATTTAGTATCAGATAACGATCAAATTCTACAGGTAGATGTAGAAAAAATCAGGCCAAATCCGTATCAGCCACGTAAGGAATTTAACGAAGAAGCTATAAACGAATTAGCACAATCTATTCGTGAACATGGCATAATTCAGCCAATCGTAGTTAAGAAAAACATCAGAGGTTATATATTAATAGCTGGTGAGCGTAGATTGCGCGCAGCAAAGCTTATTGGGCTTGAGAAAATACCAGCTATTGAGAAGGATTTAAATGATCAACAGATGCGAGAAGTTGCACTGATTGAAAATTTACAACGTGAGGATTTAAATCCGATAGAAGTTGCAGATGCTTACAATAAACTAATCACAGAGCTCAACTACACCCAGGAGGAGCTTGCAAAGCGTGTCGGAAAGAGTCGACCTCAAATATCTAACTTCCTAAGGTTACTGCAGCTACCAAATGAAATTAAAGACTATGTTTCACGTGGAACACTTTCATATGGACATGCCCGAACATTACTAGGTTTAGAGAGTAAAGAACGTCAAAAGTTACTTGCAGATAGAATTATCAAAGACAAACTGAGTGTACGTGAAACAGAAGAAATAGTTAGTAATCTAGTTAATGTTTCACGTGAAACAAAGCAAAAAAAGAAGAAGAATTATAGTACTGACACTACTAATTTAGAAAGTCAATTGGAAGAATTATTAGGTACAGGCGTAAAAATTGTCGAAGGCAAGCGTAAGGGTAAAATTGAAATTGACTTCTTTTCTAGTGAAGATTTAGAACGAATAATTAATATTATTCATCCGAACAACCAATAA
- a CDS encoding aminotransferase class V-fold PLP-dependent enzyme, translated as MADDILYLDNAASSWPKPPEVAKATYETILNIGANPGRGAHSMALEAGRIIFNCRKNLAKLFHVDNPSNIIFTKNTTESLNIPLLQYLKTGDHVITSSLEHNSVIRPLEFLKSKGITYSALPVNNFGETDVERIEEQIRQYPNTRLLIVSHASNVVGTLFPLKEACKIAKRNGVRVAVDGAQTAGVFDTPVEEWGIDFYAFPGHKGLFGPQGTGGLYISPDIELEPLLYGGTGGNSESKEMPTVRPDRYESGTPNTPGIAGLNAGVSFINEQGIDLIREHEWMITRTMLEKLQGLDKVNVYGPPISIERAAVVAFNIVGIESNEAAYMLDKVYNIAVRAGHHCSPAGHTAIGTLQQGIIRASPGYFNTIADVERFIDAIEEITEEM; from the coding sequence ATGGCAGATGACATATTATACTTAGATAATGCAGCATCTTCATGGCCAAAGCCACCCGAGGTAGCTAAGGCAACCTATGAGACTATTTTAAACATTGGTGCAAATCCAGGCAGAGGCGCTCATTCCATGGCTCTAGAAGCTGGACGAATTATATTTAATTGTCGTAAGAACCTAGCAAAGCTTTTTCATGTAGACAATCCAAGTAATATCATATTCACAAAAAATACTACGGAATCATTAAATATACCGTTATTGCAGTATTTGAAAACGGGAGACCATGTTATAACATCTAGTTTAGAGCACAACTCGGTAATTAGACCCCTCGAATTTTTAAAAAGCAAAGGAATAACGTATTCTGCTCTTCCTGTAAATAATTTTGGTGAAACTGATGTTGAGCGGATAGAAGAACAGATACGACAATATCCGAATACAAGGCTGCTGATTGTGTCTCATGCATCCAATGTTGTCGGCACTCTATTTCCATTGAAGGAAGCTTGTAAAATTGCAAAAAGGAACGGTGTTAGAGTAGCTGTTGATGGCGCACAAACTGCAGGGGTATTTGATACTCCTGTTGAAGAATGGGGCATTGATTTTTATGCTTTTCCAGGTCATAAGGGTTTATTTGGACCTCAAGGCACAGGTGGACTTTATATTAGCCCAGATATTGAATTAGAGCCTTTATTATATGGTGGCACAGGTGGAAACTCTGAATCTAAGGAGATGCCCACTGTACGTCCTGATCGTTATGAAAGTGGCACTCCAAACACACCAGGTATTGCTGGTTTGAATGCGGGCGTTTCTTTTATAAATGAGCAGGGCATCGATTTAATTAGAGAGCATGAATGGATGATCACTCGCACTATGCTTGAGAAGCTGCAAGGGCTAGATAAGGTAAATGTATACGGACCACCGATAAGCATAGAGAGAGCAGCAGTAGTTGCATTTAATATAGTTGGCATTGAAAGTAACGAAGCTGCCTATATGTTAGATAAAGTATATAACATAGCCGTAAGAGCAGGACATCATTGCTCTCCTGCTGGTCATACAGCAATAGGCACCTTACAGCAAGGAATCATCAGGGCAAGTCCTGGATATTTTAATACCATAGCGGATGTTGAAAGGTTTATTGATGCAATAGAAGAAATTACTGAAGAAATGTAA
- a CDS encoding DUF554 domain-containing protein, with the protein MGTLIVLQGTIVNTIAIIIGALIGVLLPKIPEQFKKTVMQAIGLAVIVIGIDMAMGTQNALVLIVSAVIGGLIGEILRLEDRLNQVGIRVEKLFTRKKDGKSEGKIAKGFVFATLIYCVGSMAIVGALDSGLLYNHDVLYTKATLDGFSAIIFASTMGIGVMLSAAAVFIYQGAIALLASSLADYLHDGVIYEIRAVGGLLIMGIGLNLLEIKNVRVANMLPSIFIAAIIMIIISMF; encoded by the coding sequence ATGGGGACCTTAATCGTACTACAAGGAACAATAGTAAATACAATAGCAATAATTATAGGGGCATTAATTGGAGTCTTACTACCTAAAATACCTGAACAATTCAAGAAAACAGTCATGCAGGCTATTGGACTGGCAGTTATAGTTATTGGAATAGATATGGCTATGGGTACACAAAATGCTTTGGTACTAATAGTAAGTGCTGTTATAGGTGGATTAATTGGCGAAATACTACGATTAGAAGATCGATTAAATCAAGTTGGAATAAGGGTAGAAAAGCTATTTACAAGAAAGAAAGATGGTAAATCAGAAGGGAAAATTGCTAAAGGATTTGTATTTGCAACCCTTATCTATTGCGTAGGATCAATGGCTATAGTCGGCGCATTAGACAGCGGCTTACTATATAACCACGATGTATTATATACAAAAGCAACGTTAGATGGTTTTAGCGCTATTATATTCGCATCAACTATGGGTATAGGTGTTATGTTATCGGCAGCGGCAGTTTTTATTTATCAAGGGGCAATCGCTTTACTTGCAAGCTCTTTGGCTGATTATTTGCATGATGGTGTAATATATGAAATTAGGGCAGTTGGTGGACTGCTCATAATGGGGATCGGTTTGAATCTTTTAGAAATTAAAAACGTAAGAGTTGCTAATATGCTGCCGTCTATTTTCATTGCAGCAATAATAATGATTATAATATCAATGTTTTAA